A single window of Bacillota bacterium DNA harbors:
- a CDS encoding OsmC family protein — protein sequence MATTAVLDNVQVGRLQETMRRAAQDRSAAVMQVEMEGTWNLAEGEPQYRSILNAPNAGPVEVMADFPPQFGGWGKAPSALQYCLYASTACFASTFALVAALEGVTLRSLRVKLSARLNMERFLGVGEAPVIEHFKWAIVADSDADDDTMERLRVLAEQRCPATWCLRNPISVESSVDRGR from the coding sequence GTGGCAACGACCGCGGTGCTGGACAACGTGCAGGTGGGCAGGCTTCAGGAAACCATGCGCCGGGCGGCCCAGGATCGCTCGGCGGCGGTCATGCAGGTCGAGATGGAAGGCACCTGGAACCTGGCGGAGGGGGAGCCCCAGTACCGCAGCATTCTCAATGCCCCCAACGCCGGGCCGGTGGAGGTAATGGCCGACTTCCCGCCCCAGTTTGGGGGGTGGGGCAAGGCGCCGAGCGCCCTTCAGTACTGCCTGTATGCTTCAACGGCCTGTTTTGCGTCGACCTTCGCCCTGGTCGCGGCCCTGGAGGGGGTCACGCTCCGCTCCCTGAGGGTGAAGCTCTCGGCGCGCCTCAACATGGAACGCTTCTTGGGGGTCGGCGAGGCGCCCGTCATCGAACACTTCAAGTGGGCCATCGTGGCCGACTCCGATGCAGACGACGACACCATGGAGCGGCTGCGCGTGCTGGCCGAACAGCGCTGCCCGGCCACGTGGTGCTTGCGCAACCCGATCTCCGTCGAAAGCAGCGTCGATCGGGGCCGCTGA
- a CDS encoding secondary thiamine-phosphate synthase enzyme YjbQ translates to MKFHTEYLTFNTGRKREYINITDRVAQAVQKSGIREGMALVSAMHITAGVWVNDAEEGLLADIDEWLEKLAPYRPDYRHHRTGETNADAHLKSLLVHHEVILPVTGGRLDLGPWQQVYYAEFDGQRPKRVVIKVMGE, encoded by the coding sequence ATGAAGTTCCATACCGAGTACCTCACGTTCAACACGGGCAGAAAGCGCGAGTACATCAATATCACGGACAGGGTGGCCCAGGCGGTGCAAAAGAGCGGCATCCGGGAGGGGATGGCGCTGGTCTCGGCCATGCACATCACCGCCGGGGTGTGGGTCAACGACGCCGAGGAGGGGCTTCTCGCCGACATCGACGAGTGGCTGGAGAAGCTTGCGCCCTACCGGCCCGACTACCGGCACCACCGCACCGGCGAAACCAACGCCGACGCGCACCTGAAGAGCCTCCTCGTTCACCACGAGGTGATCCTGCCCGTGACCGGCGGCCGGCTGGATCTGGGGCCCTGGCAGCAGGTGTACTATGCGGAGTTTGACGGGCAGCGCCCAAAGCGCGTCGTCATCAAGGTGATGGGCGAGTAG